A region of the Myxococcus stipitatus DSM 14675 genome:
GTAGGCGCGCGTTGCTCGAGCGCCAGCGTCCTGGCGGCCTTCCACCGTCCGTTCGACCTTCCTCACCTCGCGTACCCGCTTCTTCAACTCCTTCTTCGCGTGCCGGTCTGCCTCATAGAGGGGCCGAGCCGCCTCACGCAGATAGTGGAAATGGCAGAACTGGTGAGGTACCTGGGGTAGGGCATGCGAGAGAGCGTTACGAATGCTCCTCTGTCCATCAGACACCACGCCGACGATTGGAATTGGCCCCAGTACGCGTTCAACTTCTTCGAGAAGTGGCACGAGTTCCTGCTCGCTCCCAGATAGTAGGGACCGGGCCAACAGCACCTGGCCCGACAGGCATTCGCGCACCACCCAGAGCACCTCGTGCCCCACGTCAGGAGCAAGCCCATCAATGGCGAGAACCGCCCGTCCCTGGCGGTGGAGTGTCTCGCGCAACCGCTGGGAGTCGAGCAGCTTGAGGCTGATGAGTTCGTCGTACCGGTCGAGCAGGTTGGTGCAGGTGCGCTCGGAAATGGCGACGCCTCTGTGTCGCAACGATGCGTGGATTTCCGGAACGCTGCGGTGCTCCCGGTAACGCTGCGCCCCGATGAACGCCAATACATCCAAGCCGAACTCGTGCTCGGGTAGCACCCAGTCCCCCTCGCCCTCGGCCCGCAGGGACACACCTTCCAGCAAGCATCCCTTTCGGTGGCACACCCGCACCTGTACGGACAGCCTCACGCACCCGGTGAGCAGTGTCACGCAGCGCCGCGAGCGCCAGTCCGCCCGTGTCCTCGTCCCACACGCCTCGCACCGTCGCCGCTCGCTGTCGACTCTCATCTCGCGAGTCGCGATGGGGCGCGCTGTCGTACGTGCCATGACCTCCCCCTCTCCTCTGCAGGGGGAACACCCGGGGCTCAGGCGATATTTGCCGGCGTAGAAAAAATGCGGCGGCCTTCTTCGCGAAGGAGTTGAAGTGAGATTTTCCTTCATCCACGCGAAGAAGGCCTGCTTCCCGGTCGCCGCCCTCTGTCGTCTGTTGGGTGTGTCGCGCAGCGGCTACTACGACTGGGCGACGAGACCCGAGTCCGCGCACCAGCAGCGCGACCGTGCCTTGCGGGTGGAGGTGCTCGCCGTTCACCAGGAGAGCCGAGAAACCTACGGGGCTCCGCGTGTTCATGCGGAGCTGAAGGCTCGCGGCCGGCGTGTCGCCCGAAAGCGCGTGGCTCGACTGATGCGTCAGGCCGGCGTGCGCGCCCGACGGCCCCGCCGCTTCGTGCGGACCACCGACTCGGCCCACGGCCATCCGGTGGCTCCAAACGCGTTGGCGAGGAACTTCCGGCCGGGTCAGCCCCATCGCACCTGGGCCGGCGACATCACCTACGTGTGGACGGATGAGGGCTGGTTGTACCTGTCGGTACTCCTGGACCTCTTGAGCCGCAAGGTGGTGGGCTGGGCCATGGGGGAGCGAATCGACCGGAGCCTGGTCGTGTCGGCACTCGCCATGGCGCTGCAGGGGCGGCCAGCACCGGCGTTGCACCACTCGGACCGCGGCAGTCAGTATGCGAGTGACGACTACCGGCGACTCCTCGAGGAGCGAGGCATTGCGTGCAGCATGTCGCGCAAGGGCAATTGTTGAGACAACGCGGTGGTGGAGAGCTTCTTCTCCACCTTGAAACTGGAACTCGTCTACACCACGCGCTTCACGACACGCGAGCAGGCCAGACGGGCTCTGTTCGAGTTCATTGAGGTGTTCTACAACCGCAGGAGGCGCCACTCTTCTCTGGGCTATCTCAGCCCCAGCGAGTTCGAGCGAGTGGCCGCGACGAGCAGGCTGGCCGCATAACCAACCCGTCTACGGAACTGGGTCAGGCCCAGTCGTCTGATTCGATGAGAGACCCGTGCAGCTGCTGGACTCCAAGCGAGCCATCCTGCCCATGCATGCCGGCGCAGTCGCCCGGCGTGATTACGAGTACGTCCGCTGCGGTACCGCCAATCTCTTCTGTGCTGTCGAGCCTCGGGCCGGACGCCACTTCGTGAAAGCAACACGTAGCCGAAAGGCCGCCGATTTCGCGGAGGCAGTGAGAGACCTGGCGCACCGCTATCCCAAGGCGCGAAAGATTCACCTCGTGCTGGACAATCTCAACGTCCACACGCGCTTCTCTCTGACGCGCCGCTTCGGGTG
Encoded here:
- a CDS encoding hypothetical protein (programmed frameshift) — protein: MRVDSERRRCEACGTRTRADWRSRRCVTLLTGCVRLSVQVRVCHRKGCLLEGVSLRAEGEGDWVLPEHEFGLDVLAFIGAQRYREHRSVPEIHASLRHRGVAISERTCTNLLDRYDELISLKLLDSQRLRETLHRQGRAVLAIDGLAPDVGHEVLWVVRECLSGQVLLARSLLSGSEQELVPLLEEVERVLGPIPIVGVVSDGQRSIRNALSHALPQVPHQFCHFHYLREAARPLYEADRHAKKELKKRVREVRKVERTVEGRQDAGARATRAYAAAVRSALTDDHRPPLKPSGLLLRRRLGAIEKSLERVFKRGAYSPELNRLHTVLRKALKATANMWPGLRRAYQWVERTANILRNASGLDSAGVRRRLAAMLAALVRWTRRRYRGVLRQALAHFLLETRRYWKGLFHCYDAPDLPRTDNPLEHLFGTCRYHERRSSGRVRGSAGLVVRGAVRLPAITSAQLLPEIDGPHLAPEDINDWRQLRTQLEQRRVPRVMGRRFRADPNGYLQDIEDGLRRYLPA